AGCTCATCAGAAAGAATTAAAACCATTCAAATTTTGCCATTGAAAAAGAAAGCTGTTCCAACAAAAAATGTCACCCCAACCACACTATAAGAATACTATACACACTTTTGCCGGGTCTTTGTAAGGTGGACCAATGAATGGGAGAATAGATAACAGATCATTTCAAAGGGTTCACAAACGTTCACTCATCATTATTCTTAAATCATAAGTATATCCCTTAATAAAAGCTCTTTCCAAGCAAGAGTTAAAAACTGCCATTCTGGAATACACCTGAACCCACAGCATCTGAATTTAAATCAAAGCAGGAAGGGGAAATGAATTATACTCAGTTTGAGACCAATGTAATATCCTACTCTCATCCTGACAGACtttggtaagaaaaaaaaacccttatctgctttcatttttctgtttgtAAGAGTACGCTGGAGAAAAGTGAAATCAGTAGTACATAAGGTAATCCATCAGAAGAATGCATCAGTTACAGAGGCCCCTAGGTGGTAGTATTCCAGCCATTTTGATTGACAGTTTCTCCCCAAAGCTCCATCCTTGTGGTTCAGCAAAGTTGACTTTAAGTATACTGACTTAGGACCAGTTTAAATCAGATAAATAAGACTCTGTAAACACAAACTGGTCCTAAATaagcataaattaaaaaaaaaaaaaaaaaggctacaTATCTGTCACATGATATTACAGCGGTTCCTCTGCAATGCCCCCTGGAGACGGATAGAGGTGTGGTTTGGGCGCAGTCCTCTTGCCACGGCTATTCCCAGGAGTTCTTTAAAGAGCAGAAGCACATGCCAGTTATACTTGGCGGAGCACTCGACATAACCGCACTTCCAGGTCTTCTTCACCAGTACTGACACGGCCCTGCGCTGGGTGAACCGCTGCCGCTGAAGGTCCCGCTTACTGCCTACCACCAGGATGGGCACCTCACTGCTGCTGCCCACTCTTATGGAAAGACACAAAAAGAGACAGAGACAGGCAAGATAGGTGAGATGGCAGGAGGGAGAAGCAATAGAAAAAGAGGTTTAAGAGGGAAGTATTGAGTAAAAAACAAACCGACCACATGAGTATTGATCATTTCTTGCAACATAATATTTGTTCAGGTTTGCATGTTCATATCTTCAGGAAACATGCACAGGCACAcgttaaacattaaacattaaaaacattaaaagccTCTCAGCTCCTTGACACGCTCTACAAAAAAAGGCACAGAGCTCATAATGTGTGCTGGAGAATGTGTGATGTGTGTCCTTTCTCGCTTGACTGCTTGAAGGTTACATTCACACATAGTGGAGAATGAATGCGTTTCATGTCCGGAGGCTTCAAAggcaagtgtgtgtgtatgtgtgcgtttTGTTCAATAggaaaaatgtgtaataaattTAATTGGCAATTCACTGGTGCACAAGGAGCTCAAATGAAATTGCTAGCTTGTACTTTATTTCATTTccttagaaaaaaatgaaaatatgaatatatgtaGCTATTAAATAAATGTCTGGACAATTAATATAGGCTTTGAGTATCTTTATATAATTACTAAGGCTGCCAAgtgattaacatttttaatcaaattaattacatgatgtgcCAATTATTTAACATAAAGTCATTTTGATAAAATGAGAAATGCATCAaacagacattacaaaaagtagcttcagaaagaaatattttatttgattcaacatagaatttattatACATAAACCTGTAGGCTACAATGAAGCTGCATCTGAATAggtatttagatatatttacagACCAAAAGAGTTTGGTTACCACCactcaaaatatcatcttttatgttccgcaaaagaaagaaagtcatacaggtttgaaatgacatgagggtaagtaaatgtaaataaacagaattttcatttttggacaaactatccccaaaatatgaaattgtttttttaatgaagagatactctaaataagaaactaaactgtaaaaatctaaatgattaagtcattgagtcattcattcatttgatttgttcagctgattcattcaggaatgaagtaaATGTCTCTCTTTATGAATtggccattgaatcattggttcacccgattgattcgctcaaaacgtggattcattcagtaatgaaacactGCTGTGTTGCTTGGAGACTCACAACAGTTCTTCTCTGGCTTTACatctaatattttaatatttctccaaGCGACAATAatgtgtctaaaatataacacaataatttattatttattgaaatgtataaaatcaatatcacatttgcacgTGCTATTCGGGACAAAAATAGCACTGGTGTGATATTGCGCTTGTTGCTTAACTACAgtatatcatatgatataaatatgagacaaaaaaatcatacaggggcatttttgccctgATATCTTGAAGTGTAGGGCCGTTCTAACTGCATTCTATAAGCTCCATCAcagtgagttgttgccctgcTTCATGTTTGTCACCAATCAACtgtattaaatgcattaaataattttgttcaCAATATTTTTccattgataattaattaatgcattgaattgacagccctaataataacaaattaatAATGGCACCAAATTACAtatgataaatatttaaaaagtttaatttaacaCATTATGTTTATTGAGAATCCAAGGCCATTTCATCTTATtcattgtaatatattaaaacgaATAATATTATTACTGCTATTATTCTGATTCTACTCATTTTAGTTCAATCAAATACTGAGGATTTAtgctgttatatatatatatgtttcaatatttgtgtaaaaatagtgagagagaaaagaaTGTGAGTGAGTAATATCAGCACAAAAGAGGTGAATAATCTTTCAGACAGACCAATTCCATTGTGTTTCATAAGCCTACACCAATCCCTCATGCCTGTGTCTGGCTGCTTGTGTCATGTTTTCACACTGATTTATCCTCCTTTCATATGGTTTATCTGTGCTTTCTCAGTATGACTCCCCTGTCTACACCCTCACTAATGTTCAAACCTTTCAAGTCCACATTTAGTCCAAGCACTTTTCTGAGAACCTTCTCAGCTGCTCCCAGCACACCGTCTGCATGTATATTGAGTCTACATTCAACatacatctctctctctctatatatatatataagaaccGGTAACTAAATACAGTGATCATTAAAAAAGATTCAAAATTGTCCAAAAGACTTTTTTGTTGCATTAAGAAATTTTTTCAAAGCACACGCAGTGAGAACGTGAAGCATTTGTAAAACACAGGTATGATATTGTGGGGGAAGAAAACGGTTAAGGGTGGAGACTGCAGATCAttttctgtcattcattcagttCACATAAGACCTTTATGCAAATACATGATGCTGCACACTATCTATGGGCACGAGACCTGCATATGTAAAAGAATTTTCTCACTGGCATCTATTATATTCTTATCAGCTGTACTGAATGGTGACAGTGTCCATGCTCTGTAACTGTCACTCATCCATATTCTCAAATGTCACCTCATTATCTCAGCATCAGCTGGGGAAACAAGGGCCAACTGTaattaaaaacatcaaaaccGATCAGTAGTTTGTCACTGCAGCTGATACATTCACATTAATCAGTGCTGATGTGCTACTGAGCAGAGTAAAAATGGTTTCAATGACCACAGTTGATCCCATTCAAACAATAACAGAAGGAATGTCTTTTTATTGGATCTGTTATAACATGACAGTCATTCTCTATTATTCTTTCAGGTTCCGAATGAGCTCTGTCATACCTGTTATCCACAATTTGCTGTCGGATCATCTTGACATACTCAAAGCTCTCCACACAGCAGATGTCATAGACCAGAATGTAGGCGTTAGCGCTGCGGACTCCTCTACACCGCGCATCCAACCACTCCTGatggaaacaaacaaacagacataaACACTTAATCAAACAGATGATGACTGATTGACTGCTGTTTATTTGCAATGCTAGAAAGCCAATGTACAATTAATTcatgaaaataatcaaatataaaatactttTACCACATTGTACGGAT
This DNA window, taken from Megalobrama amblycephala isolate DHTTF-2021 linkage group LG4, ASM1881202v1, whole genome shotgun sequence, encodes the following:
- the rasl10a gene encoding ras-like protein family member 10A, with the protein product MVETLSIAVIGAPGVGKTSIIRQFIYNDFSETYTPTQTRYVYRPSVILNGVMYDLKILDVPPISSFPSSPSQEWLDARCRGVRSANAYILVYDICCVESFEYVKMIRQQIVDNRVGSSSEVPILVVGSKRDLQRQRFTQRRAVSVLVKKTWKCGYVECSAKYNWHVLLLFKELLGIAVARGLRPNHTSIRLQGALQRNRCNIM